A single window of Leptolyngbya ohadii IS1 DNA harbors:
- a CDS encoding AAA-like domain-containing protein has translation MFLSSSAYQVGGSLPPDAPTYVPRQADNDLYAELKKGEFCYVLNARQMGKSSLRVRTEQRLRGEGTACATIDITSIGTTGITPEQWYFGVIDTLINNFELYDTFDSSDWWNHHSLLSPVQKFNKFLREVLLKNVQQPIIIFVDEIDSVLSLPFSIDDFFAGIRDCYNNRARDSAYRRLTFALLGVATPSDLIQDKQRTPFNVGRAIELTGFSLNEAEPLLPGLATKAENPQAVLREILGWTGGQPFLTQKICQMVLNSKFPVAAGAEIGWIGGLLQQGLIDRWEVQDEPEHLKTIRNRILYSNAQRTGRLLGIYQHILQQGGIPADDSLEQMELRLSGLVMRQEGKLRVYNPIYAAVFDSKWVEQELAALRPYAETFNAWVESGCQDDSRLLRGQALADAQAWAAGKSLSDRDYQFLRYSEELDRQQVKQRLQAQEQANEILNTARQKAEQELKEAVCEGQRIRTKSYIVAGLAVFAAFGFVGWGRQEVKVARKDLDLAKSATVFEQASGKVLRQFPLQQTESLLAALRDGQSLESLLKSHQIQKLQDYPATGPLLALQSSLDTIQETRLEAQGKDSITQFAFNPAGDRVVFGSEDGTAQLWDLKGNLLATLARHTGSVTAAAFSPNGKLIVTGGEDGTARIWDLQGKQLALLKGHPNQLTQVAFSSSGDRVVTGDRTGNVYVWNLQGQSIKKLKVYSSSIAQLLMLPGEHFLARSGDGLLQRWNFAGNRLIDFIGHEKPITWVTLSSDKTQVATGSEDNTAQLWNLQGRFLASFVGHQRKVNYVAFSPTGKYLVTSSEDGTARIWDRRGNQITFLKGHQGVVSLVAFNAAEDQVAASGTDYTVRLWDLQGNEVSTLRGHGDRIKSLAFSPNGNVLATSDRRTVRLWSMQKNELFQLKGHQGKVRQATFSPSGDRLVSSGEDGTVRIWDVEGKPLKVIRPEQGKSPRIIFNARGDRFATIGENNTVRIWDLQGSLLTKIQTPHQRVEYAAFNPTGDRLATAGEDGTAQLWDLAGKPIVAFKGHGGTVTSLAFNAAGDRLVTGSMDKTARLWDLQGNQLGTFNEHQKPILAVEFSPKGDLIATRGEDGMIRLWNLQGQEPVKLEVERNSFSWMTFNPSGDRLATSGQDGIVRIWDFQGKQVHALEGHQGNVAQVLFNADGSLLATSGTTDGTTRIWDLQGRQIAQYEGADISNPAWTRLALNPDWSRLVVIRSPVRSGQNSTIAVWRIDPLETLLERACTRLRPYLENSFTVSQQDRKICEP, from the coding sequence GTGTTCCTTTCGTCCTCGGCTTATCAAGTTGGCGGCAGTCTTCCACCCGATGCACCGACCTATGTACCCCGGCAGGCTGATAATGACCTGTATGCAGAACTCAAAAAAGGGGAATTTTGCTACGTCCTGAACGCCCGACAGATGGGTAAATCCAGTTTGCGGGTTCGCACAGAGCAGCGACTTCGAGGGGAAGGAACTGCCTGCGCCACGATCGACATTACCAGTATTGGCACAACGGGCATTACGCCGGAGCAGTGGTACTTTGGCGTAATTGATACCCTGATTAACAATTTTGAGCTGTACGATACGTTTGACTCTTCCGACTGGTGGAATCATCATTCCCTGCTTTCTCCGGTGCAAAAGTTCAATAAGTTTTTGAGGGAAGTTCTACTTAAAAACGTTCAGCAGCCGATCATCATCTTTGTTGACGAAATTGATAGCGTTCTGAGTCTGCCATTTAGTATTGATGATTTTTTTGCCGGCATTCGCGACTGCTATAACAATCGTGCCCGCGATTCAGCCTATCGTCGTTTAACCTTTGCGCTGCTGGGTGTGGCAACTCCTTCAGATCTGATTCAGGACAAGCAACGTACCCCGTTTAATGTGGGACGGGCGATCGAACTCACGGGGTTTAGCTTAAATGAAGCGGAGCCATTACTGCCGGGACTGGCAACCAAAGCCGAAAATCCACAAGCGGTGCTGCGAGAAATTCTGGGATGGACAGGGGGACAGCCCTTTTTGACGCAGAAGATTTGCCAGATGGTGCTGAACTCAAAGTTTCCGGTGGCAGCGGGTGCGGAGATTGGCTGGATCGGCGGTCTGCTGCAACAGGGTTTGATCGATCGCTGGGAAGTGCAGGATGAACCGGAGCATTTAAAGACAATTCGCAATCGAATTTTGTACAGCAACGCGCAGCGAACCGGGCGATTACTTGGGATCTATCAGCATATCCTCCAGCAGGGCGGTATCCCAGCCGATGATAGCCTGGAGCAAATGGAACTGCGGCTATCGGGATTGGTGATGCGTCAGGAAGGCAAACTGCGCGTTTACAATCCGATCTACGCTGCCGTCTTTGACTCAAAGTGGGTGGAGCAGGAGCTTGCCGCTTTGCGTCCCTACGCAGAAACCTTTAATGCCTGGGTCGAATCGGGCTGTCAGGATGATTCGCGCTTGCTGCGGGGACAGGCACTCGCAGATGCCCAGGCATGGGCGGCAGGAAAGAGTCTGAGCGATCGAGACTACCAGTTTTTGAGATACAGCGAGGAACTGGACAGACAGCAGGTTAAGCAGAGATTACAGGCGCAGGAACAGGCAAACGAAATTCTGAACACAGCCCGCCAAAAGGCAGAACAGGAACTCAAAGAAGCGGTGTGTGAGGGACAGCGAATTCGGACGAAAAGCTATATCGTTGCCGGATTAGCCGTATTTGCAGCGTTTGGATTTGTCGGGTGGGGCAGGCAAGAAGTCAAGGTCGCCCGAAAAGATCTTGATCTGGCTAAAAGTGCAACGGTATTCGAGCAGGCGAGCGGTAAAGTCCTCAGACAATTTCCGCTTCAGCAAACAGAAAGCCTGCTGGCTGCGCTACGAGACGGGCAATCTCTGGAATCTTTACTGAAGAGCCACCAAATTCAAAAGCTCCAGGACTATCCGGCAACGGGTCCGCTGTTGGCACTGCAAAGCAGCCTCGACACGATCCAGGAAACCCGGCTAGAAGCACAGGGGAAAGACAGCATTACCCAGTTTGCCTTTAATCCGGCGGGCGATCGCGTGGTCTTTGGCAGCGAGGACGGCACGGCGCAACTGTGGGATTTGAAGGGCAATCTGCTGGCAACGCTGGCAAGGCATACAGGAAGCGTAACCGCTGCGGCATTTAGTCCCAATGGCAAGTTGATTGTGACGGGTGGTGAAGACGGGACTGCCCGAATTTGGGATCTTCAGGGAAAACAGCTTGCGCTGCTCAAAGGACATCCGAACCAACTGACCCAGGTGGCATTCTCATCCAGCGGCGATCGCGTGGTGACGGGGGACAGGACAGGAAATGTCTACGTTTGGAATTTGCAGGGACAGTCGATCAAGAAGCTGAAGGTTTACTCCAGTTCGATTGCCCAACTGCTAATGCTGCCGGGAGAACATTTTTTAGCTCGCAGTGGAGATGGATTGTTGCAGCGCTGGAATTTTGCGGGCAATCGGTTAATCGACTTTATTGGACACGAAAAACCCATTACCTGGGTGACACTTAGTTCCGATAAAACCCAAGTTGCCACTGGCTCGGAGGACAATACAGCGCAGCTCTGGAATTTACAGGGCAGATTTCTGGCTTCCTTTGTCGGACATCAGCGTAAGGTCAACTATGTAGCGTTCAGCCCGACTGGGAAGTATCTTGTAACTAGCTCGGAGGATGGCACGGCTCGAATTTGGGATCGGCGCGGCAATCAAATTACCTTCCTGAAGGGACATCAGGGAGTTGTGAGTTTAGTTGCATTTAACGCAGCGGAGGATCAGGTTGCCGCCAGCGGCACGGATTATACGGTTCGTCTATGGGATCTTCAGGGGAATGAAGTGTCCACCCTGCGAGGGCACGGCGATCGGATTAAGAGCTTGGCATTTAGCCCTAATGGGAATGTGCTGGCAACCAGCGATCGGAGAACCGTGCGTCTATGGAGTATGCAAAAGAATGAGCTGTTCCAATTGAAAGGGCATCAGGGCAAGGTGAGGCAGGCTACCTTTAGCCCCAGCGGCGATCGCCTTGTAAGTTCCGGGGAAGACGGCACGGTTCGCATCTGGGATGTGGAGGGAAAACCGCTGAAGGTGATTCGACCGGAGCAGGGGAAGTCTCCCAGGATTATTTTTAATGCCAGGGGCGATCGGTTTGCCACGATTGGGGAAAACAACACGGTTCGCATCTGGGATTTGCAGGGAAGCCTATTAACCAAAATTCAGACGCCGCATCAGCGAGTTGAGTATGCCGCATTTAATCCGACAGGCGATCGCCTTGCAACGGCGGGGGAGGATGGTACGGCGCAGCTTTGGGATTTGGCAGGAAAGCCGATTGTTGCCTTTAAGGGACATGGGGGAACGGTGACTTCCCTGGCTTTTAATGCCGCAGGCGATCGGCTGGTGACGGGCAGTATGGATAAAACGGCTCGACTCTGGGACTTACAGGGCAATCAACTGGGCACTTTTAATGAACACCAGAAGCCGATTTTGGCAGTCGAGTTTAGTCCCAAAGGAGACCTAATTGCAACCCGTGGAGAGGACGGCATGATTCGGCTGTGGAACTTGCAGGGACAAGAGCCGGTCAAACTGGAGGTGGAGCGGAACTCCTTTAGCTGGATGACCTTTAACCCCAGCGGCGATCGGCTGGCGACGAGTGGGCAGGACGGCATTGTGCGAATTTGGGATTTTCAGGGCAAACAGGTCCATGCCCTGGAAGGACATCAGGGGAACGTGGCTCAGGTTCTGTTTAACGCGGACGGTAGCCTGCTGGCTACCAGTGGCACAACCGATGGCACAACCCGCATTTGGGACTTACAGGGTCGTCAGATTGCCCAGTACGAAGGCGCGGATATCAGTAATCCCGCCTGGACACGCCTGGCATTGAATCCTGACTGGAGTCGCCTGGTTGTGATTCGATCTCCTGTCCGATCTGGGCAGAATAGTACCATTGCAGTATGGCGCATCGACCCGTTAGAAACCCTGTTGGAACGTGCTTGTACCCGTCTCCGTCCCTATTTGGAAAATAGTTTCACGGTGAGCCAGCAGGATCGTAAGATTTGTGAACCTTGA